In Streptomyces sp. ML-6, the genomic stretch GCCGAAGGGACGACGGTGTGACCGCGCTCCTCGAAGAAGCTCAGCCAGCGGCGACGAATTTCAGCCGACTCCATCAGTGGTCCTCATTCCGGTTGTACGAGTTGTAGGGGAGCTTGCGGTATTCGGTTGTCCCGAGGGCCCGGTCCGGGCCGGGGGGTTCGGGGGCCTCGACGGCGAAGTGCCGCCGGACCGGGAGGTCCGGATCGACCGGCGCCTCCAGGCCCAGCGCCTCGCCCAGTTCGGCCTCGCGCCGGGCCATGGACTCACGGACGTCCAGAGCGAAGTCCTTGAGCTTGTGCCCGGTCTCGATCGCCTTGTCCGCGGCCTGCGCCGCGAGGCTCTCGGGGGTCAGCTGCTTGAGCTTCCGGTTGACCTTGGTGGTGGCCCAGACACCGGCGGCGGCGCCGGCGGTGAACCAGAACGTACGGCGGAACATCGCTGCGTCAGCCCTTCGATCCGCGGGGGTCTCTGCCGCCGCGCTTCCTGCCGCGCGCGGACGGCACGGTGCGGCCGACGATCACCGTCCGGCGGGCGGTCTCCGGCTCGGGGGCGGATTTGCGGCCGATGGCCTGCCGGACCCCGTAGCCGAACGCGGCGACCTTGACGAGCGGGCCGCCAAAGGTCGAGGCGACGGTACTGGAGAGCGCGGAGGCGTTCGAGGTGACTTCCTGGACGTCCGTCGCGATCGCGTCGACCTTGTCGAGCTGGGTCTGCGCGGAACGCACGGTGGCGGAGGCGTCGGCCAGCAGCGGAACCGCCTGCTCCGTCACGTCCGCCACGAGTTTGGTGGTCGCCCTGAGCGTCTGGGCCAGCCTCACCAGTACGACGGCGAGGAACGAAACCAGGATCGCCCAGAAGACGGCCACCAGGATCCCGGCCACCTCTCCACCGGACACAGTGCACCGCTCTCTAGCTTGTCGCTGTTTTGTACTGCTCTGCCTGACTCTGATCGGTCCGGCGACCGCTGGCACGGCAGCCGGTCGTCGTTCCTTGAGCCTATCGCGCCGGTGGTCGCACCCCGTACCGCATTACCGGCCCGGCGGAGGGGAGCCGCTTTGAGGAGATTTTACGGAGAGCTCCCTTGCCGGTACTCTGCGTGTTCCATGCGACGCCCCCAGCGCCCCCTTTCGTCCCCCGGTGATCCGAGTGCTTTTGCCGCGCCGAGAAACCTCCCGGCGGAGCTGAGCAGTTTCGTGGGGCGGGAGAACGAACTCACCGACCTCGTCCGCCTGCTCGACGAGTCGCGGCTCGTCACCGTGGTCGGGGTGGGCGGCGTGGGCAAGTCCCGCTGCGTCAGCAGGATCGCCGCGCTTCTGGAGAAACGGTACTGCGACGGGGTCCGGGTGGCGGAGCTCTCCACCGTCCACGACCCCGAGCTGCTGGAACACGCCCTGGCGGACGCCCTGGGGCTCACCGACCACACCGGCAGACCGCCCCGCACCGCCCTCCTCGACCATCTGGCCCCGCGCCGGCTGCTTCTGGTGATCGACGGCTTCGAGCACCTGGTGGACGACTGCGCCGGGCTGGTGCGGGAGCTGCTGCGCCGGGCCCCCTGGCTGCGGGTGCTGGCCGCCGGGCGGCTGCCGCTGGAGCTGGACGGGGAGCTCGTCTTCCCGCTCCCGCCGATGACGGACGAGGACGCGATACGGCTCTTCGCCGAGCGGGCCGCCGCGGTGCGGCCGGGATTCCGGCTGACCGACCGCAATCGCGCGGTCACCCGGGAGCTGTGCCGCCGCCTGGACGGGATCCCGCTCGCGCTGGAGCTGGCCGCCGGACGGCTGCGCGCCCTGTCCCCCGAGCAGGTGCTCCAGCGCCTGGACGACCGCTTCCGGCTGCTGACCGGCTCCAGCCGCAGCGCGCCGGCGCGCCACCAGACCCTCCGCACGGCCATCGGCTGGAGCCACGAGCTCTGCGCCCCGGAACAGCGGCTGCTCTGGGCCCGGCTCTCGGTATTCGCAGGTCAGTTCGATCTGGAGTCCGTCGAATACATCTGCGGCGGTGCGGATCTGCCGGCCGAGTCGGTGCTCGACGTGCTGTCCGCGCTGCTGGCGCAGTCCGTCGTGCTGCGCGAGGACACCGAACAGGGCACCCGCTACCGGATGCTGGACACGATGCGGGAGTACGGCGCCGAGTGGCTGGCGGCCACCGGCGACGCGGACCGGCTGCGCCGTCGCCACCGGGACTGGTTCG encodes the following:
- a CDS encoding DUF6167 family protein — its product is MFRRTFWFTAGAAAGVWATTKVNRKLKQLTPESLAAQAADKAIETGHKLKDFALDVRESMARREAELGEALGLEAPVDPDLPVRRHFAVEAPEPPGPDRALGTTEYRKLPYNSYNRNEDH
- a CDS encoding DUF948 domain-containing protein; this encodes MAGILVAVFWAILVSFLAVVLVRLAQTLRATTKLVADVTEQAVPLLADASATVRSAQTQLDKVDAIATDVQEVTSNASALSSTVASTFGGPLVKVAAFGYGVRQAIGRKSAPEPETARRTVIVGRTVPSARGRKRGGRDPRGSKG